A genome region from Sphingobium sp. WTD-1 includes the following:
- a CDS encoding endonuclease domain-containing protein encodes MLHGPKGTQHRARRLRQSMTLPEVLLWQELRKRPAGLRFRRQHPAGSYVLDFFCPRHRLAVEVDGEVHGRGDAPVRDAERDAWLVGEGIRVLRIPATDVLRDVEAVVLHITAKARGDLPLRQPCGLPPPLPGED; translated from the coding sequence ATGCTCCATGGTCCCAAAGGCACGCAACATCGCGCCCGTCGCCTGCGCCAGTCGATGACCCTGCCCGAAGTGCTGCTGTGGCAGGAACTGCGCAAGCGTCCCGCCGGGTTGCGTTTTCGGCGACAGCATCCTGCTGGCAGCTATGTGCTGGATTTCTTTTGTCCCCGTCATCGCCTCGCGGTCGAGGTCGATGGGGAAGTGCATGGGCGTGGTGACGCACCGGTTCGCGATGCTGAACGCGATGCTTGGTTGGTCGGCGAGGGTATCCGGGTTCTGCGTATCCCGGCAACGGACGTGTTGAGGGATGTGGAGGCTGTTGTGCTTCACATCACCGCCAAGGCACGGGGCGACCTACCCCTCCGTCAGCCCTGCGGGCTGCCACCTCCCCTTCCAGGGGAGGATTGA
- a CDS encoding N-acetylmuramoyl-L-alanine amidase, with product MKMGWTADGRALHKRRMLNIIALATTMLAATPGDAGGIAAVDVQGDRVTVRFDDRVDGASAFLLDGPRRIALDVSGAQAGASGYAGSNAVVSGIRQGQLNDTMARIVLDLTTPATLGDPQIAADGKSLSFSLQNVTDGRFRTAVGQGRLRFDAPANMSARPQKRIHSITVPIPPVARGVDLPAIEGVRDGSRPLVVIDAGHGGHDPGAINKDNGKREKDVTLAIAQAIRDQLVKSGRVRVALTRDDDRFLVLQERYGIARKLGADLFISVHADSADNADAHGATVYTLSETASDREAARLAARENKADVLNGVNLGNQSGDVSSILIDLTQRESMNISANFARLLQREAAPYVPFRSAYHRFASLMVLKAPDTPSVLFETGYISNADDAIFLSSREGQQAIARGVARAIDVHFARKLAMGSGRSGG from the coding sequence ATGAAAATGGGCTGGACGGCCGATGGGCGCGCGTTGCACAAGCGGCGCATGCTCAACATAATTGCGCTGGCAACGACGATGCTGGCCGCGACCCCCGGCGATGCCGGCGGCATCGCGGCTGTGGACGTGCAGGGCGACCGCGTCACCGTTCGGTTCGACGATCGGGTGGACGGCGCGTCCGCCTTCCTGCTCGACGGGCCACGCCGCATCGCGCTCGACGTTTCCGGCGCGCAGGCCGGCGCCAGCGGCTATGCCGGTTCCAATGCCGTGGTCAGCGGCATTCGCCAGGGCCAGCTCAACGACACGATGGCGCGCATCGTGCTCGACCTGACGACGCCGGCGACGCTCGGCGATCCGCAGATCGCGGCCGACGGCAAGTCGCTCAGTTTCTCGCTCCAGAACGTGACCGACGGCCGGTTCCGCACCGCCGTGGGGCAGGGGCGGCTGCGCTTCGACGCGCCGGCCAATATGAGCGCCCGGCCGCAAAAGCGCATTCATTCGATCACCGTGCCGATCCCGCCGGTCGCGCGCGGCGTCGATCTGCCCGCGATCGAGGGCGTGCGCGACGGATCGCGCCCGCTGGTGGTGATCGATGCGGGGCATGGCGGTCATGATCCGGGCGCCATCAACAAGGATAATGGCAAGCGCGAAAAGGATGTGACGCTGGCGATCGCGCAGGCGATCCGTGACCAGCTGGTCAAGTCCGGCCGGGTGCGCGTGGCGTTGACCCGCGACGATGACCGCTTCCTCGTGCTGCAGGAACGCTATGGCATCGCTCGCAAGCTGGGTGCCGATCTCTTCATCTCGGTCCATGCCGATTCGGCGGACAATGCCGATGCCCATGGCGCGACCGTCTATACCCTCTCGGAAACCGCATCGGACCGGGAGGCGGCGCGGCTTGCCGCGCGCGAGAACAAGGCCGATGTGCTCAACGGCGTCAACCTCGGCAACCAGTCGGGCGACGTCTCCTCGATCCTCATCGATCTGACGCAGCGGGAATCGATGAACATTTCGGCCAATTTCGCGCGGCTACTGCAACGGGAAGCGGCGCCCTATGTGCCGTTCCGCAGCGCCTATCACCGCTTCGCCTCGCTGATGGTGCTGAAGGCTCCGGACACGCCTTCGGTGCTGTTCGAGACCGGCTATATCAGCAATGCCGATGATGCCATTTTCCTCTCCTCGCGTGAGGGGCAGCAGGCGATCGCGCGCGGCGTCGCCCGCGCCATCGATGTCCATTTCGCGCGCAAGCTCGCCATGGGCAGCGGCCGGTCGGGCGGCTGA
- a CDS encoding transglycosylase domain-containing protein encodes MEEARSNPPASSFAYRLRRGAGGIADRLKPLWQRRLFRWAAILLGGFLLAIFLFWLIFARGLPDAATLLEYEPPLPTMVRDINGQPVHSYARERRVQLQYSDYPQQLIHAYLAAEDKTFFEHHGVDIPGFAGAVFDYASKLGSGQRARGGSTITQQVAKNLLIGDEYSPTRKVKEMILAWRMENVLTKQQILELYLNQIFLGRNAYGVQAAARAYFDKDVADLQLPEMAYLAILPKGPANYRPESTTGHARALDRRNWALGEMLKNGWITAAQRDAAAAQPLGTVAAHGSSFDANAGGYYMEEVRRRLIQQFGEKAEDGPNSVYAGGLWVRSPYDPVAQDHTQTALRNGLLRFGAGRGWSGPVGHIDPDKGWERELAASFISVDYAGWRVAAVISRDRSGAQIGFADGTTGTLPASLAQLPYRRTGGPAIAAMKPGDLIIVARDGASWALRNIPEVSGGMVVEEVHSGRIRAMQGGFDYRLSSYNRATQAQRQPGSTIKPFVYAAALDNGMTPASIIVDGPLCVYQGAGLGQKCFRNFSGGSAGPQTMRWGVEQSRNLMTVRAASQTGMDRVVRTIKNMGIGDYQPYLSFALGAGETTVERMVNAYATLANQGRQFAPKLMDYVQDRRGKVIWPERWHPCDNCNMANWDGKPMPRFGFEGRQVMNPMTAYQVVHITEGVIQRGTATVLADLKRPLFGKTGTTNGPTNVWFVGGSPDLVAGVYIGYDQPRSLGGWAQGGRIAAPIWKEAMAPILETMPKTPFIAPAGIRMVAIDRRSGKRVYGAWPTDEPKPAVIWEAFKPESEPRRTIRKEEAEAQAKVAAKADAVRTRQRNDADFLQDQGGIY; translated from the coding sequence ATGGAAGAGGCCCGTTCCAATCCGCCCGCATCGTCCTTCGCCTATCGCCTGCGCCGTGGCGCCGGGGGCATTGCCGACCGGTTGAAGCCCTTGTGGCAGCGCCGCCTGTTCCGCTGGGCCGCGATCCTGCTGGGCGGTTTCCTGCTCGCCATCTTCCTGTTCTGGCTGATCTTCGCGCGCGGCCTGCCCGATGCGGCGACGCTGCTGGAATATGAGCCGCCGCTGCCGACCATGGTGCGCGACATCAACGGCCAGCCGGTCCACAGCTATGCCCGCGAACGCCGCGTCCAGCTGCAATATAGCGATTATCCCCAGCAGCTGATCCACGCCTATCTGGCGGCGGAGGACAAGACCTTCTTCGAACATCATGGCGTCGATATTCCCGGTTTCGCCGGCGCGGTGTTCGACTATGCCAGCAAGCTCGGCTCGGGCCAGCGCGCCCGTGGCGGCTCCACCATCACCCAGCAGGTGGCGAAGAATCTGCTGATCGGCGACGAATATTCGCCCACGCGCAAGGTGAAGGAGATGATCCTGGCCTGGCGCATGGAAAATGTCCTGACCAAGCAGCAGATACTCGAACTCTATCTCAACCAGATTTTCCTCGGCCGCAACGCCTATGGCGTACAGGCGGCGGCGCGCGCCTATTTCGACAAGGACGTTGCCGATCTCCAACTGCCCGAAATGGCCTATCTGGCGATCCTGCCCAAGGGGCCGGCCAATTATCGCCCGGAAAGCACCACCGGCCATGCCCGTGCGCTCGACCGCCGCAACTGGGCCTTGGGCGAGATGCTCAAAAATGGCTGGATCACCGCGGCCCAGCGCGATGCCGCCGCCGCCCAGCCGCTCGGCACCGTTGCCGCCCATGGCTCCAGCTTCGACGCCAATGCCGGCGGCTATTATATGGAGGAGGTGCGCCGTCGCCTGATCCAGCAGTTCGGCGAAAAGGCGGAGGATGGCCCCAACAGCGTCTATGCCGGCGGCCTGTGGGTGCGCAGCCCCTATGACCCGGTGGCGCAGGACCATACCCAGACCGCGCTGCGCAACGGCCTGCTGCGCTTCGGCGCCGGCCGCGGCTGGTCCGGTCCGGTCGGCCATATCGACCCCGACAAGGGCTGGGAACGCGAACTCGCCGCCAGCTTCATCAGCGTCGATTATGCCGGCTGGCGCGTCGCCGCCGTCATCAGCCGCGACCGCAGCGGCGCACAGATCGGCTTTGCCGACGGCACCACCGGCACGCTGCCCGCCAGCCTGGCGCAGTTGCCCTATCGCCGCACCGGCGGCCCCGCCATTGCGGCGATGAAGCCGGGCGACCTGATCATCGTCGCCCGCGACGGCGCCAGCTGGGCGCTGCGCAACATTCCCGAAGTGTCGGGCGGCATGGTGGTGGAGGAAGTGCATTCGGGCCGCATCCGCGCGATGCAGGGTGGTTTCGACTATCGCCTTTCCTCCTACAACCGCGCGACCCAGGCCCAGCGTCAGCCCGGCTCGACGATCAAGCCCTTCGTCTATGCCGCCGCGCTCGACAATGGCATGACCCCGGCCTCGATCATCGTCGACGGTCCCTTGTGCGTCTATCAGGGCGCCGGCCTTGGCCAGAAATGCTTCCGCAACTTCTCGGGCGGCAGCGCCGGTCCGCAGACGATGCGCTGGGGCGTCGAGCAGTCGCGCAACCTGATGACCGTGCGCGCCGCCAGCCAGACCGGCATGGACCGGGTCGTGCGCACCATCAAGAATATGGGCATCGGCGATTATCAGCCCTATCTCTCCTTCGCGCTCGGCGCGGGTGAGACGACGGTGGAGCGCATGGTCAACGCCTATGCCACGCTCGCCAATCAGGGCCGCCAATTCGCCCCCAAGCTGATGGACTATGTGCAGGATCGGCGCGGCAAGGTGATCTGGCCGGAACGCTGGCATCCCTGCGACAATTGCAACATGGCCAATTGGGACGGCAAGCCGATGCCGCGCTTCGGTTTCGAGGGGCGCCAGGTGATGAACCCGATGACCGCCTATCAGGTCGTCCACATCACCGAAGGCGTGATCCAGCGCGGCACCGCAACGGTGCTGGCGGATCTCAAGCGCCCGCTGTTCGGCAAGACCGGCACTACCAACGGCCCGACCAATGTCTGGTTCGTCGGCGGTTCGCCCGACCTCGTCGCCGGCGTCTATATCGGCTATGACCAGCCCCGCAGCCTGGGTGGCTGGGCACAGGGTGGCCGCATCGCCGCGCCGATCTGGAAGGAGGCGATGGCCCCGATCCTGGAGACCATGCCCAAGACGCCGTTCATCGCCCCGGCCGGCATCCGCATGGTCGCGATCGACCGCCGCTCGGGCAAGCGCGTCTATGGCGCCTGGCCGACCGACGAACCCAAACCCGCCGTCATCTGGGAAGCGTTCAAGCCCGAATCCGAACCGCGCCGCACCATCCGCAAGGAAGAGGCGGAGGCCCAGGCCAAGGTCGCGGCCAAGGCCGACGCGGTCCGCACCCGCCAGCGCAACGACGCCGACTTCCTGCAGGATCAGGGCGGCATCTATTGA